Proteins from a single region of Nocardiopsis dassonvillei subsp. dassonvillei DSM 43111:
- a CDS encoding helix-turn-helix domain-containing protein, which yields MRELLGRISALDPEAGAAVKVIAYFDELTGAGVEPVIRGAAVLTGVPAGFTHPGRGLALRADPAGEVRRTAADPDPSWHSIRVGGGVLWLERATAGPGPVEAMVLERAAAALRARLEHAPPPAGGRTALARALVDADLPEEQRARAARRYGLAPGSRARAVADHGGGVRVLAAEEPPGARRAGVGPAVEALDLPSSWHDARKALRFTARGTGADPGPRVVFAEELGGLLLLADTVRPGGEPVPDVAALERVAREAPPLLAVLDAVASSPSLRAAARAQGQHHSTLQEGLGRAERLLGWPVREVSGRLRLQVALALRRLYCNL from the coding sequence ATGAGAGAGCTCCTGGGCAGGATCTCCGCGCTGGACCCCGAAGCGGGCGCCGCCGTCAAGGTCATCGCCTACTTCGACGAACTCACCGGAGCCGGAGTCGAACCCGTCATCCGCGGCGCCGCCGTCCTGACCGGCGTCCCCGCCGGGTTCACCCACCCCGGACGCGGCCTCGCGCTGCGCGCCGACCCCGCCGGAGAGGTCCGGCGCACCGCCGCCGACCCCGACCCCTCCTGGCACTCGATCCGGGTCGGCGGCGGCGTGCTGTGGCTGGAACGCGCCACCGCCGGCCCCGGCCCGGTGGAGGCGATGGTCCTCGAACGCGCGGCCGCCGCCCTGCGCGCCCGGCTCGAACACGCCCCGCCCCCGGCGGGCGGACGCACAGCCCTGGCCCGGGCCCTGGTCGACGCCGACCTGCCCGAGGAGCAGCGCGCCCGGGCCGCCCGCCGGTACGGGCTCGCCCCGGGGTCCCGGGCCCGCGCGGTGGCCGACCACGGCGGCGGCGTGCGCGTCCTGGCCGCCGAGGAGCCCCCGGGCGCGCGGCGGGCGGGGGTGGGACCGGCCGTGGAGGCGCTGGACCTGCCCTCCTCCTGGCACGACGCCCGCAAGGCGCTGCGCTTCACCGCCCGGGGCACCGGCGCCGACCCGGGCCCGCGCGTGGTGTTCGCCGAGGAGTTGGGCGGGCTGCTGCTCCTGGCCGACACCGTGCGGCCCGGCGGCGAACCGGTGCCGGACGTCGCGGCCCTGGAACGGGTGGCACGCGAGGCCCCGCCGCTGCTGGCGGTCCTGGACGCGGTGGCCTCCTCCCCCAGTCTGCGGGCGGCGGCCCGGGCGCAGGGCCAGCACCACTCCACGCTCCAGGAAGGCCTGGGGCGGGCCGAACGCCTGCTGGGCTGGCCGGTGCGCGAGGTGTCGGGGCGGCTGCGCCTCCAGGTGGCACTGGCCCTGCGCCGGTTGTACTGCAATCTCTGA
- a CDS encoding FAD binding domain-containing protein, translated as MEFLSPSTLEEALEAKSALPEAVPIMGGTDVMVELNFDKRRPPALIDLTRIPELADFGPDGEHTRLGAGVSYTKVIEHLSERAPALARASRSVASPQIRNRGTVGGNLGGASPAGESHPPLLATDAVIELASVRGRRRVPAREFYLSLRTTARRADELITAVLLPEPTGPQQFAKIGTRNAMVIAVTSFSLALDTERRVVGTGVGSAGPTPLRAEAAEKFLAAEFDWEDGRPLAEPVVREFGALVAAAARPIDDQRGSAEYRRHALSVMARRALSWSVTDYRKGATRCA; from the coding sequence ATGGAGTTCCTGAGCCCCTCCACACTGGAGGAGGCCCTTGAGGCGAAGAGCGCCCTGCCCGAGGCGGTGCCCATCATGGGCGGTACCGACGTGATGGTGGAGCTCAACTTCGACAAGAGGCGGCCGCCCGCCCTGATCGACCTGACCCGGATCCCGGAACTGGCCGACTTCGGACCGGACGGGGAGCACACCCGCCTGGGCGCGGGCGTGTCCTACACCAAGGTGATCGAGCACCTGTCGGAGCGGGCCCCCGCCCTGGCCAGGGCCTCGCGTTCGGTGGCCTCCCCGCAGATCCGCAACCGCGGCACCGTGGGCGGCAACCTGGGCGGCGCCTCTCCGGCCGGGGAGTCCCACCCGCCGCTGCTGGCCACCGACGCGGTCATCGAGCTGGCGTCGGTGCGGGGCAGGCGCCGGGTGCCCGCCCGCGAGTTCTACCTGTCGCTGCGCACGACCGCGCGCCGGGCCGACGAACTGATCACGGCGGTGCTGCTGCCCGAGCCGACCGGCCCCCAGCAGTTCGCCAAGATCGGCACGCGCAACGCGATGGTCATCGCGGTGACCTCCTTCTCCCTGGCCCTGGACACCGAGCGCCGGGTGGTGGGGACGGGCGTGGGCTCGGCCGGCCCCACGCCGCTGCGCGCGGAGGCCGCCGAGAAGTTCCTGGCGGCGGAGTTCGACTGGGAGGACGGCCGCCCGCTCGCGGAGCCGGTCGTGCGCGAGTTCGGCGCGCTGGTGGCCGCGGCCGCCCGCCCCATCGACGACCAGCGGGGCAGCGCCGAGTACCGCAGGCACGCGCTGTCGGTGATGGCGCGCCGCGCACTGAGCTGGTCGGTCACCGACTACCGGAAGGGAGCCACGCGATGCGCGTGA
- a CDS encoding PucR family transcriptional regulator has product MRISELLAVTRLHLRFLSGAEHAHRTLRWAYTTDLLEPARYLRGGEFVLTGMMWRTRPEDSRTFVASVAGAGAVAVGAGTALGEVPADLVEACREHDLPLVEVPPETSFGAVTEEVLRSLTQHRFTTIAETRDRHRRLMADVAAGADFPRAFAEAAAQTGRAAWVLSCTGRHIAASGGPLPEDERGWIAARALTGPALPHTVRTPQREDRALTLLPVQARESHPLATWLVVCEGDHASWTEEEHESVAELVSIAGLARSRAEERALTDARHLEGLPRLLAAQRFDEVTELLRGTDPTGGQGSHVVVSAVMLPEPRVPDLARRVLLELVADRPGAVVTGDEDALAVVPVAGTDARARAEEVRSALLHRARVLEGGLLDHRLAIGLSSAVRGVPDLRGAAVEARHARRLAELRGGRSRVIAGAEIDSHELLLASVPEEVQSSYRERLLGPLLAYDRDHRSELVRTLEQFLAHSGSWQRCAATMHVHVNTLRYRIGRVEELTGRDLSSLEHRVDLFLALKLRD; this is encoded by the coding sequence ATGCGGATCAGCGAGCTGCTCGCGGTCACACGGCTGCACCTGAGATTCCTGTCGGGGGCCGAGCACGCGCACCGCACCCTGCGGTGGGCCTACACCACCGACCTGCTCGAACCCGCACGCTACCTGCGCGGCGGCGAGTTCGTCCTCACCGGGATGATGTGGCGCACCCGCCCCGAGGACTCGCGCACCTTCGTGGCCTCCGTCGCCGGGGCCGGGGCGGTCGCCGTCGGCGCCGGGACCGCCCTGGGCGAGGTCCCCGCCGATCTGGTGGAGGCCTGCCGCGAGCACGACCTGCCCCTGGTGGAGGTGCCCCCGGAGACCTCCTTCGGCGCGGTCACCGAGGAGGTGCTGCGCTCCCTGACCCAGCACCGCTTCACCACCATCGCCGAGACCCGCGACCGCCACCGCCGCCTCATGGCCGACGTCGCCGCCGGGGCCGACTTCCCCCGGGCCTTCGCCGAGGCCGCCGCGCAGACCGGGCGGGCCGCCTGGGTCCTGTCCTGCACCGGCCGCCACATCGCCGCCTCCGGCGGGCCCCTGCCCGAGGACGAGCGCGGGTGGATCGCCGCCCGCGCCCTGACCGGCCCCGCCCTGCCCCACACCGTCCGCACCCCCCAGCGGGAGGACCGCGCCCTCACGCTCCTGCCCGTCCAGGCCCGCGAGTCCCACCCCCTGGCCACCTGGCTGGTGGTCTGCGAGGGCGACCACGCCTCCTGGACCGAGGAGGAGCACGAGTCGGTGGCCGAACTCGTCTCCATCGCCGGGCTCGCCCGCAGCCGCGCCGAGGAGCGCGCCCTGACCGACGCCCGCCACCTGGAGGGACTGCCCCGGCTGCTGGCCGCCCAGCGCTTCGACGAGGTCACCGAACTCCTGCGCGGCACCGACCCGACCGGCGGCCAGGGCAGCCACGTCGTGGTCAGCGCCGTCATGCTGCCCGAGCCGCGCGTGCCCGACCTGGCCCGGCGCGTGCTCTTGGAACTGGTCGCCGACCGCCCCGGCGCCGTCGTCACCGGCGACGAGGACGCCCTGGCCGTCGTCCCGGTGGCCGGGACCGACGCCCGCGCACGCGCCGAGGAGGTCCGCTCCGCGCTGCTGCACCGCGCCCGCGTCCTGGAGGGCGGCCTGCTCGACCACCGGCTGGCCATCGGCCTCAGTTCGGCGGTGCGGGGCGTGCCCGACCTGCGCGGCGCCGCCGTGGAGGCCCGCCACGCCCGCCGCCTGGCCGAGCTGCGCGGCGGCCGGTCCCGGGTGATCGCCGGAGCCGAGATCGACTCCCACGAACTGCTGCTGGCCTCGGTCCCCGAGGAGGTGCAGTCCTCCTACCGCGAGCGGCTGCTGGGCCCGCTGCTGGCCTACGACCGCGACCACCGCTCGGAGCTGGTGCGGACCCTGGAGCAGTTCCTGGCCCACTCGGGGTCCTGGCAGCGCTGCGCCGCCACGATGCACGTGCACGTCAACACGCTGCGGTACCGGATCGGCCGCGTGGAGGAGCTGACCGGACGGGATCTGAGCAGCCTGGAGCACCGGGTGGACCTGTTCCTGGCGCTCAAGCTCCGGGACTGA
- a CDS encoding pentapeptide repeat-containing protein produces MSTDLLLPETTDADLNGADLRDQLSRPLDAPRVFTRCDLTEADLRDADLVDAVFRDCRLDGARLERAVLEGAVFTGGSASGAVFSHAECTETRFERVDLANTRWQGALLTDTAFTGCRMTGAALNSLRGIGYTFAHCNLMLARCKGLVLRGQTLEGLRMDEADLASADLRETVWRDSRLRGANLVNVKLAGADLRGADLGEPTLEQAGYLRGAGISPVQAGAILAALGITVME; encoded by the coding sequence ATGAGTACCGACCTCCTTCTCCCCGAGACCACCGACGCCGATCTGAACGGCGCCGACCTGCGCGACCAGCTGTCCCGGCCCCTGGACGCACCGCGCGTGTTCACCCGCTGCGACCTGACCGAGGCGGACCTGCGCGACGCCGACCTGGTCGACGCCGTCTTCCGCGACTGCCGCCTGGACGGGGCCCGCCTGGAGCGGGCCGTCCTGGAGGGCGCGGTGTTCACCGGGGGCAGTGCCTCGGGGGCGGTGTTCTCGCACGCCGAGTGCACCGAGACCAGGTTCGAGCGGGTGGACCTGGCCAACACCCGCTGGCAGGGCGCCCTGCTCACCGACACCGCCTTCACCGGCTGCCGGATGACCGGGGCCGCGCTGAACTCGCTCCGGGGGATCGGCTACACCTTCGCGCACTGCAACCTCATGCTGGCCCGCTGCAAGGGCCTGGTGCTGCGCGGGCAGACCCTGGAGGGGCTGCGCATGGACGAGGCCGACCTGGCCAGCGCGGATCTGCGTGAGACGGTGTGGAGGGACTCGCGGCTGCGCGGCGCGAACCTGGTCAACGTCAAGCTGGCGGGGGCCGACCTGCGCGGCGCCGATCTGGGGGAGCCCACCCTGGAGCAGGCCGGATACCTGCGGGGGGCCGGCATCAGTCCGGTGCAGGCGGGCGCCATCCTGGCCGCCCTGGGCATCACCGTCATGGAGTAG
- a CDS encoding 8-oxoguanine deaminase, with translation MNAAEGFVIEGAHVVTVDGAEYADGHVAVRAGRISAVGAGPAPGAEGLQRVDGRGCLVTPGLVNTHNHLYQWATQGLFADGTLFEWLVGSYEIWGRLDADVVSGTTSAGLAHLALSGCTTASDHHYVHPSGRGDVVAAEVEAAREVGVRLDLARGSMDRGRSQGGLPPDAVVESLDQALAGTAEAVDAHHDTAPDAMTRVAVAPCSPFSVSRELMVESAALARDRGVRLHTHLAETLDEEEQCLEEFGCTPVEYAEKLGWLGPDVWFAHAVHLSDAAIGRIAATGTGVAHCPTSNARLGAGICRVPELLEAGVPVGLGVDGPASSELTPLAGEMHQALLMARARRGPKALSARQALEMATLGGARVLGRDAELGSLAVGKLADIALWRVDGFGYDVIGDPVVAAVFGPTPPLERLWVGGNTVVDRGELRTLSAETAAARGRAAHRTLTQEVSR, from the coding sequence GTGAACGCGGCGGAGGGCTTCGTCATCGAGGGCGCCCACGTGGTGACCGTGGACGGCGCGGAGTACGCCGACGGCCACGTGGCGGTGCGCGCGGGTCGCATCTCGGCGGTGGGCGCGGGACCGGCCCCCGGGGCCGAGGGGCTCCAGCGCGTGGACGGGCGCGGGTGCCTGGTCACGCCGGGTCTGGTCAACACGCACAACCACCTCTACCAGTGGGCGACGCAGGGGCTGTTCGCCGACGGCACGCTCTTCGAGTGGCTGGTGGGCTCCTACGAGATCTGGGGCCGTCTGGACGCCGACGTGGTGTCGGGGACGACCTCGGCCGGTCTGGCCCACCTGGCGCTGTCGGGGTGCACGACCGCCTCCGACCACCACTACGTCCATCCTTCGGGCCGCGGCGACGTCGTGGCCGCCGAGGTGGAGGCCGCCCGCGAGGTGGGCGTGCGCCTGGACCTGGCCCGCGGGTCGATGGACCGGGGGCGGAGCCAGGGCGGTCTGCCGCCGGACGCCGTGGTGGAGTCGCTGGATCAGGCCCTGGCGGGCACCGCCGAGGCCGTCGACGCCCACCACGACACCGCGCCCGACGCGATGACGCGGGTGGCGGTGGCCCCGTGCTCGCCGTTCTCGGTCTCGCGCGAGCTGATGGTGGAGAGCGCGGCGCTGGCCCGGGACCGGGGGGTGCGGCTGCACACCCACCTGGCCGAGACGCTCGACGAGGAGGAGCAGTGCCTGGAGGAGTTCGGGTGCACCCCCGTGGAGTACGCCGAGAAGCTCGGCTGGCTGGGCCCTGACGTGTGGTTCGCGCACGCCGTGCACCTGTCGGACGCGGCGATCGGGCGGATCGCGGCCACGGGCACCGGGGTGGCGCACTGCCCCACCTCCAACGCCCGCCTGGGCGCGGGGATCTGCCGGGTGCCCGAGCTGCTGGAGGCGGGCGTGCCGGTGGGTCTGGGCGTGGACGGCCCGGCCTCCAGCGAGCTGACGCCGCTGGCCGGTGAGATGCACCAGGCGCTGTTGATGGCCCGCGCCCGCAGGGGCCCCAAGGCGCTCAGCGCCCGCCAGGCGCTGGAGATGGCCACCCTGGGCGGCGCCCGGGTACTGGGCCGCGACGCCGAGCTGGGCTCCCTGGCGGTGGGCAAGCTGGCCGACATCGCCCTGTGGCGGGTGGACGGGTTCGGCTACGACGTGATCGGGGACCCGGTGGTGGCGGCGGTCTTCGGCCCCACCCCGCCCCTGGAGCGGCTCTGGGTCGGCGGGAACACCGTCGTCGACCGCGGTGAGCTGCGCACCCTGTCCGCGGAGACCGCCGCCGCGCGCGGCCGTGCGGCGCACCGCACCCTGACCCAGGAGGTGAGCCGCTGA
- a CDS encoding xanthine dehydrogenase family protein molybdopterin-binding subunit, whose translation MAATTRTVTELSSTTRDGVGSSPRRPDGTLKVTGEFAYSSDMWMEDMLWGATLRSPHPHAEIRGIDVTEALKVPGVHAVLTHEDVPGNKRYGLEYQDQPVLAFGKVRYKGEAVAIVAADHPETARRAMERVRVDYAVLEPISDPRRAALDPDCPPVHEPGTVPDHPEYNPRGNRLRYQPVRTGAFAAVAGSAEREGEVLERLRAEAHAVVASEYEVGMQDQAFLGPESGMAVPAEDGGVDLYVATQWLHVDQRQIAPALGLPEDKVRLTLAGVGGAFGAREDLSMQIHAALLALRTGRPVKFVYNREESFYGHVHRHPARMRYEHGARADGTLLYATAEIIVDGGAYASATPAVVGVASSLGIGPYEVENALVDAYGVYTNNPPCGAMRGFGAVQACFAYESQMDRLAEELGMHPVDLRIRNAMSQGSRIITGQEIDMPLPMAEMLERCRALPMPPERDALADPADQRTLPGGVAGTTRGEGVVRGVGYGLGLKNLCFSEGFDDYSTARVRLEVVGGEPVVLVHTAAAEVGQGLVTVKGQIARTELGVERVVIAPADTRVGSAGSSSASRQSYMTGGAVMTACASVRAEVFALARERGIVPEALPDTDLSLDGGKLVSATVGALVSLADLLGESARGGTVVEHTREYHHRPTEMLDPKLGQGSSHNQFGMCVHRAVVDVDVELGLVKVVALDAVQDVGRVLHPQQLAGQIQGGSTQGLGLALMEEVQVKDGEIRNPSFTDYLIPTILDTPPMRIDVLERPDPHAPYGLRGAGEPPTLSSTPAIVAAVRAATGRALTHAPVRPEDIVGIDL comes from the coding sequence ATGGCGGCGACGACCCGTACCGTGACGGAGCTGAGCAGCACGACCAGGGACGGGGTGGGCTCCAGCCCGCGCCGCCCCGACGGAACCCTGAAGGTCACCGGCGAGTTCGCCTACTCCTCGGACATGTGGATGGAGGACATGCTGTGGGGGGCGACCCTGCGCAGCCCCCACCCGCACGCCGAGATCCGCGGCATCGACGTCACCGAGGCGCTGAAGGTGCCCGGGGTGCACGCGGTGCTCACCCACGAGGACGTGCCCGGGAACAAGCGCTACGGGCTGGAGTACCAGGACCAGCCGGTGCTGGCCTTCGGCAAGGTGCGCTACAAGGGCGAGGCGGTGGCGATCGTGGCCGCCGACCACCCCGAGACCGCCCGGCGGGCGATGGAGCGCGTCCGCGTGGACTACGCGGTGCTGGAGCCGATCAGCGACCCCCGGCGGGCCGCGCTGGACCCCGACTGCCCGCCGGTGCACGAGCCGGGCACGGTCCCCGACCACCCCGAGTACAACCCGCGCGGCAACCGGCTGCGCTACCAGCCGGTGCGCACCGGCGCGTTCGCCGCCGTGGCGGGCTCGGCCGAGCGCGAGGGCGAGGTCCTGGAGCGGCTGCGCGCCGAGGCCCACGCGGTGGTGGCCTCCGAGTACGAGGTCGGTATGCAGGACCAGGCCTTCCTGGGCCCGGAGTCGGGTATGGCCGTTCCGGCCGAGGACGGCGGGGTGGACCTGTACGTGGCCACGCAGTGGCTGCACGTGGACCAGCGCCAGATCGCCCCGGCGCTGGGGCTGCCCGAGGACAAGGTGCGGCTGACCCTGGCCGGGGTGGGCGGGGCCTTCGGCGCCCGCGAGGACCTGTCGATGCAGATCCACGCGGCCCTGCTGGCGCTGCGCACGGGCAGGCCGGTCAAGTTCGTGTACAACCGCGAGGAGTCCTTCTACGGGCACGTGCACCGGCACCCGGCCAGGATGCGCTACGAGCACGGGGCGCGCGCGGACGGCACGCTGCTCTACGCCACGGCGGAGATCATCGTGGACGGCGGCGCGTACGCGTCGGCGACCCCCGCGGTGGTGGGTGTGGCCTCCTCCCTGGGCATCGGCCCCTACGAGGTGGAGAACGCGCTGGTGGACGCCTACGGGGTGTACACCAACAACCCTCCGTGCGGCGCGATGCGCGGGTTCGGCGCGGTGCAGGCCTGCTTCGCCTACGAGTCGCAGATGGACCGGCTCGCCGAGGAGCTGGGCATGCACCCGGTGGACCTGCGGATCAGGAACGCCATGTCGCAGGGCTCGCGGATCATCACGGGCCAGGAGATCGACATGCCGCTGCCGATGGCGGAGATGCTGGAGCGCTGCCGCGCCCTGCCGATGCCGCCCGAGCGCGACGCGCTGGCCGACCCCGCCGACCAGCGCACCCTGCCGGGCGGGGTGGCGGGCACCACGCGCGGCGAGGGCGTGGTGCGCGGTGTGGGCTACGGCCTGGGGCTGAAGAACCTGTGCTTCTCGGAGGGGTTCGACGACTACTCCACCGCGCGGGTGCGACTGGAGGTCGTGGGCGGCGAGCCGGTGGTGCTGGTGCACACGGCGGCGGCCGAGGTCGGCCAGGGCCTGGTGACGGTCAAGGGGCAGATCGCCCGGACCGAACTGGGCGTGGAGAGGGTGGTCATCGCCCCCGCCGACACCCGGGTCGGCTCGGCGGGCTCCTCCTCGGCCTCGCGGCAGTCGTACATGACCGGCGGCGCGGTCATGACGGCGTGCGCGTCGGTGCGCGCCGAGGTGTTCGCGCTGGCCCGCGAGCGCGGGATCGTGCCCGAGGCGCTGCCCGACACCGACCTGTCCCTGGACGGGGGCAAGCTGGTGTCGGCCACGGTCGGCGCGCTGGTGTCCCTGGCGGACCTGCTGGGGGAGTCGGCGCGCGGCGGCACGGTGGTCGAGCACACCCGCGAGTACCACCACCGGCCCACCGAGATGCTCGACCCCAAGCTGGGCCAGGGTTCCTCTCACAACCAGTTCGGGATGTGCGTGCACCGGGCCGTGGTGGACGTGGACGTGGAGCTGGGCCTGGTGAAGGTGGTCGCGCTCGACGCGGTGCAGGACGTGGGCCGGGTGCTGCACCCCCAGCAGCTGGCGGGGCAGATCCAGGGCGGCTCCACGCAGGGACTGGGCCTGGCGCTGATGGAGGAGGTACAGGTCAAGGACGGGGAGATCCGCAACCCCTCGTTCACCGACTACCTCATCCCCACCATCCTGGACACTCCGCCGATGCGCATCGACGTGCTGGAGCGGCCCGACCCGCACGCGCCCTACGGGCTGCGTGGCGCGGGTGAGCCGCCGACGCTGTCCTCGACCCCGGCCATCGTGGCCGCGGTGCGCGCGGCCACCGGCAGGGCCCTGACCCACGCTCCGGTGCGCCCGGAGGACATCGTGGGCATCGACCTGTAG
- a CDS encoding aminoglycoside phosphotransferase family protein codes for MHDDTPPIRVPDALAPLLDRFFGPQWTQGLPELTRRQLERWDLHPVGAPMHGMVALVVPVRLPHGDSAMLKLQPVDEESRGEPDALRAWNGDGAVRLLRHDPGTGAMLLEPLDPARTLDTVPIDQALTTTGSLLARLTAHQAPQGMRTLADTTRAMVTRAQHLAPRLRTAHERDRMNALAARAREMAPEAGDRLLHWDLHFQNVLAPLPGADREPWLAIDPKPLAGDPGFDLFPTLHNRWDEALATGDPRKETRRRLDLVSEAARVPRDRARAWTLVRVLQECVWAIEDGEPGLPRVPVTIAEALGA; via the coding sequence ATGCACGACGACACTCCCCCCATCCGCGTCCCCGACGCCCTCGCACCCCTGCTCGACCGCTTCTTCGGACCCCAGTGGACCCAAGGGCTGCCCGAACTCACCCGGCGCCAGCTCGAACGATGGGACCTGCACCCCGTGGGCGCGCCCATGCACGGCATGGTCGCCCTCGTCGTCCCCGTACGACTCCCCCACGGGGACTCCGCCATGCTCAAGCTCCAGCCGGTGGACGAGGAGAGCCGGGGCGAACCCGACGCCCTGCGCGCCTGGAACGGCGACGGCGCCGTACGCCTCCTCCGACACGACCCCGGCACCGGCGCCATGCTCCTCGAACCCCTCGACCCCGCACGCACACTCGACACCGTCCCCATCGACCAGGCCCTCACCACCACCGGCTCCCTCCTGGCCCGCCTCACCGCACACCAGGCACCACAGGGCATGCGCACCCTGGCCGACACCACCCGCGCCATGGTCACCCGCGCCCAACACCTGGCACCACGCCTGCGCACCGCACACGAACGCGACCGCATGAACGCACTCGCCGCCCGCGCCCGCGAGATGGCACCCGAAGCCGGAGACCGGCTCCTGCACTGGGACCTGCACTTCCAGAACGTGCTCGCCCCCCTGCCCGGCGCCGACCGCGAACCCTGGCTCGCCATCGACCCCAAACCCCTCGCCGGAGACCCCGGCTTCGACCTCTTCCCCACCCTGCACAACCGCTGGGACGAAGCCCTCGCCACCGGCGACCCCCGAAAAGAGACCCGCCGCCGCCTGGACCTGGTCTCCGAGGCCGCCCGCGTCCCCCGCGACCGCGCACGCGCCTGGACCCTCGTCCGCGTCCTCCAGGAATGCGTCTGGGCCATCGAGGACGGCGAACCCGGCCTGCCCCGCGTACCGGTGACCATCGCCGAAGCCCTGGGCGCCTAG
- a CDS encoding (2Fe-2S)-binding protein — MRVSFRVNGEDVTADDVWAGESLLYVLRERLGLPGSKNACEQGECGSCTVYFDGVTACSCMIAAGQAQGREVRTVEGLSGGGGAERELGTVQEAFVEAGAVQCGFCTPGLLVQTDDLLERTVGAGLPAPEDAEIREALAGNLCRCTGYEKILDAVRLAASRRIGSGT; from the coding sequence ATGCGCGTGAGTTTCAGGGTCAACGGCGAGGACGTCACCGCCGACGACGTGTGGGCGGGCGAGAGCCTGCTGTACGTGCTGCGTGAGCGGCTGGGGCTGCCGGGCAGCAAGAACGCCTGCGAGCAGGGCGAGTGCGGCTCGTGCACGGTCTACTTCGACGGCGTGACGGCGTGTTCGTGCATGATCGCCGCCGGGCAGGCGCAGGGGCGCGAGGTGCGCACCGTGGAGGGCCTGTCCGGGGGCGGGGGGGCCGAGCGCGAGCTGGGCACGGTGCAGGAGGCCTTCGTGGAGGCGGGCGCGGTGCAGTGCGGGTTCTGCACGCCGGGTCTGCTGGTGCAGACCGACGACCTGCTGGAGCGCACGGTGGGCGCGGGGCTGCCCGCTCCGGAGGACGCCGAGATCCGTGAGGCGCTGGCGGGCAACCTGTGCCGGTGCACCGGGTACGAGAAGATCCTCGACGCGGTGCGTCTGGCCGCCTCGCGGCGGATCGGGAGCGGCACGTGA
- a CDS encoding alpha/beta hydrolase: protein MTTPPRPALDPELAAALTLLGDEITPSITPDMIPSLRQRRAHLLPTDTTLHPAYTETPHHAPSHDHTPIPLIHWHPTHTTAPTGALYWIHGGGMIMGSHRGTEIPGLLETAHELDLALISVDYRLAPEHPHPTPVEDCYAGLTWITDNATDLGLDPTRIVIGGGSAGGGLAAATTLLARDRGGPALQGQLLICPMLDDRNDTVSSHQMAGTGVWDRTSNATGWTALLGTHAGGPDVSPHAAPARAQDLSGLPPAFLDVGSAETFRDEVVDYASRIWQAGGSAELHVWPGGFHGFDGIAPQAALSRSARAQRLPWLRRITGA from the coding sequence GTGACCACACCACCCCGCCCCGCACTCGACCCCGAACTCGCCGCCGCCCTCACCCTCCTCGGCGACGAGATCACCCCCTCCATCACCCCCGACATGATCCCCTCCCTACGCCAACGACGAGCCCACCTCCTGCCCACCGACACCACCCTCCACCCCGCCTACACCGAAACCCCACACCACGCCCCCAGCCACGACCACACCCCCATCCCCCTCATCCACTGGCACCCCACCCACACCACCGCCCCCACCGGCGCCCTCTACTGGATCCACGGCGGCGGCATGATCATGGGCTCCCACCGCGGCACCGAGATCCCCGGCCTCCTCGAAACCGCCCACGAACTCGACCTCGCCCTCATCTCGGTCGACTACCGCCTGGCCCCCGAACACCCCCACCCCACCCCCGTCGAGGACTGCTACGCGGGCCTGACCTGGATCACCGACAACGCCACCGACCTCGGCCTGGACCCCACACGCATCGTCATCGGCGGAGGCAGCGCGGGCGGCGGCCTCGCCGCCGCCACCACCCTGCTCGCCCGCGACCGCGGCGGCCCCGCCCTCCAGGGACAACTGCTCATCTGCCCCATGCTCGACGACCGCAACGACACCGTCTCCTCCCACCAGATGGCCGGAACCGGCGTATGGGACCGCACCTCCAACGCCACCGGCTGGACCGCCCTGCTCGGCACCCACGCGGGCGGCCCCGACGTCTCCCCCCACGCCGCGCCCGCCCGCGCCCAGGACCTGTCCGGACTACCCCCCGCCTTCCTGGACGTGGGCTCCGCCGAGACCTTCCGCGACGAGGTCGTCGACTACGCCTCCCGCATCTGGCAGGCGGGCGGATCAGCCGAACTGCACGTGTGGCCCGGCGGCTTCCACGGCTTCGACGGCATCGCCCCCCAGGCCGCCCTCAGCCGCAGCGCCCGCGCCCAACGCCTGCCCTGGCTGCGCCGGATCACCGGAGCCTGA